TAACGCGGTATTTAGAATCCCTACTGGTGATGCCGGTGCGGTTCAGATCAGTGCTGGTCCATATATAGGATTTAACATTTCAGGTAAAGATAAAGGAGAAAATGTGGTTACAACTGTTAACAATTCGAATAACAACAGTTCTACCGTTACAACTTCTAATGATAGAGACCTATCGTTTGGTAGTGCCAGTGATAAAAACTATAACAGCACAGAATTTGGCGCAAACTTTGGTTTAGCCTACCGTACAAATTCTGGATTTTTAGTAGGTGCTAACTATGGTTTAGGTTTAACCGATTTAACACCAAAAGACAGACAAGCCAATTCGAATAAATTAACTAACCGTGTGTTAGGTTTCTCAGTTGGTTATTCATTCTAAGAAAAGCCTTAAAAGCAAAAAACCTTCCCGGTGCAAAATCGGGAAGGTTTTTTTATGCTTTGTTTTAGTCGTAAAAGTTCCAGCTTACCCCAAATTTTAGTAAGGCATCTTGCATAGGGTACCTGTTTACAGTG
The nucleotide sequence above comes from Pedobacter riviphilus. Encoded proteins:
- a CDS encoding outer membrane beta-barrel protein, producing MKKLLLSASVILLATGAFAQTKMTSETARFGIKAGVNLSKFHAGGDDAAANNFNDNAKNNVGFNVTAFGDFGVGNNFFIQPGVSLQNKGNKFESVSTTTAIGNTVTTTSSIKTNLMAIEVPINAVFRIPTGDAGAVQISAGPYIGFNISGKDKGENVVTTVNNSNNNSSTVTTSNDRDLSFGSASDKNYNSTEFGANFGLAYRTNSGFLVGANYGLGLTDLTPKDRQANSNKLTNRVLGFSVGYSF